The region TGAAGTTAGACATGATTTTCTCGTTGGTGTGCGGTTCTTACGAAGGCCGTCTGAAATTGAATGGTTCAGACGGCCTCAAACTTCAATCCTCCTGATTTTGCACGCGCCGTCTCCGTGCCTCTTTCGGGTCGATCAGCAAAGGGCGATACACTTCGATGCGGTCTTTATCGCGTAATACGGTATCGTCTTTGGCGATTTTACCGAAAATGCCGAGCTTGGCCGAATGCAAATCCAAATCAGGAAACTCTTTTTCCAAACTGCTTTGCAATGCAGCCTGGCGGATGGTTGTACCTTCTGCTACTTGCATGGTTTTCAGCAATTGCTTATCCGGCAAGCCGTACACGATTTCGATGTTAAGCATAACGGCGGTCAGCCTCTTTGACAAATGCGTCCACCAAGGTGCCGGACAAATGATTGAACACCGGCGAAATCATCGCCGATAAAATCGTGCTGCTGAATTCGTATTCCAACTTAAATTCAATTTGGCACATATCATCACCCAAATCAACAAACCGCCAGGTGCCGCACAAGGTTTTAAACGGCCCTTCCAGTAAATCCATTTTGATTTCTTTACCGGAGATATTGTGGTTATACGTGGCAAACGACTGGCGCACGCCCATGTAATCCATAAACAGGCGCGCTTTCAATTCGGTATCGGCGCGCTCGATGATTTCGGTTTTGCTGTACCACGGCAGGAATTTCGGATAATCCTCCACACGGTCAACCAACTCAAACATCTGCTTGGCGCTGTGTAACACCAACACGCTTTTTTCTACTGTTTTCATGGCGGAATCAAACTTAAGCAAAAGCGTTATTATAAACGAATTTGCCGGGCTTTTCAGACGGCCTGAAGGAATAATCTTCGGTATTTGCGTGCCTTTGAATTCATTTCCATTTTTGTATACATAAAAAACGACAGCGTTAACGCTGCCGTTTCATATGCTGATTATGGCTTGTTCACGCCCGAATCATTATCGGAAGAATATTCGGGTTTCACATTCTGCACTTCGGTTTGCAGACCTTCAGGTGTAATCACCATTACTTGCTCCGGCTCGCCTTTTTCTTCTTCAGACTCGTCTTTACGCAGATTATGACTGTAATCTTTCGGCGGGCTAGGCTGCTTGCCCGCCATGATTTCCAAGACCTGATCGCGATCGATGGTTTCCCAATCCATTAGTGCTTTACACATGGTTTCCATTTTATCTCGGTTTTCATCCAAGATTTTGTAGGCCACGGCATATTGTTCATCCAAGATGCGGCGGATTTCGGCATCTACGTCTTGCTGGGTTTTCTCGGAAATGTTTTGCGAACGTGTCACGCTGCGACCCAAGAACACTTCACCTTCATTTTCCGCGTAAACCATTACGCCCATTTTGTCGCTCATGCCGTAACGGGTAACCATTTCGCGGGCAATCTGCGTAGCACGTTCAAAGTCGTTGGAAGCGCCGGTAGAAATACGGCCGACAAAAATATCTTCGGCAATGCGTCCGCCAAACAAAATCGCGATTTGACTCAACATTTGGTCTTTATACATGCTGATGCGGTCGCGTTCCGGCAGCTGCCAAGTCAAGCCCAAAGCTCGGCCGCGCGGCATAATGGTTACCTTATGCACCGGATCAGTAAAGTCCAAGCTCTCGGCCACAATCGCATGGCCCGATTCATGATAAGCAGTCGCACGTTTTTCATCTTCGTGCATCACCATCGAGCGGCGCTCAGGACCCATGTAGATTTTGTCTTTGGCATCTTCAAAATCGCTTTGATCGACTTTGATTTTATTGCGGCGGCCGGCAAACAAAGCAGCTTCGTTTACCAAGTTGGCCAAATCGGCACCGGAGAAACCCGGAGTACCACGCGCCAATGAAGTCAAATCAACCGACTCATCCAAAGGCACTTTTTTGGCGTGCACTTTCAAAATCTGCTCGCGGCCACGGATATCCGGCAACGGCACCACCACTTGACGGTCGAAACGCCCCGGGCGCTGCAAGGCAGGATCCAATACGTCCGGACGGTTGGTCGCGGCAATCACAATCACGGTTTGATTGCTTTCAAAACCATCCATCTCAACCAGCAATTGGTTCAAAGTTTGTTCGCGTTCATCATTACCGCCGCCCAAACCGGCACCGCGTTGGCGGCCTACGGCATCAATCTCGTCGATAAAAATGATACAAG is a window of Neisseria yangbaofengii DNA encoding:
- the ftsH gene encoding ATP-dependent zinc metalloprotease FtsH; the protein is MGNTIKHVLVWLVLGVCLMAAFNAINDKQENKQQIEYSQFIQQVNNDEITSVNIEGSVVSGYLIKGERADKTSFFTNAPLDDKLIQTLLDKDVRVKVTPEEKPSMLGSLFFSLLPVLLLIGAWFYFMRMQSGGGGKGGAFSFGKSRAKLLDKDANKVTFADVAGCDEAKEEVQEIVDYLKAPTRYQSLGGRVPRGILLAGSPGTGKTLLAKAIAGEAGVPFFSISGSDFVEMFVGVGASRVRDMFEQAKKNSPCIIFIDEIDAVGRQRGAGLGGGNDEREQTLNQLLVEMDGFESNQTVIVIAATNRPDVLDPALQRPGRFDRQVVVPLPDIRGREQILKVHAKKVPLDESVDLTSLARGTPGFSGADLANLVNEAALFAGRRNKIKVDQSDFEDAKDKIYMGPERRSMVMHEDEKRATAYHESGHAIVAESLDFTDPVHKVTIMPRGRALGLTWQLPERDRISMYKDQMLSQIAILFGGRIAEDIFVGRISTGASNDFERATQIAREMVTRYGMSDKMGVMVYAENEGEVFLGRSVTRSQNISEKTQQDVDAEIRRILDEQYAVAYKILDENRDKMETMCKALMDWETIDRDQVLEIMAGKQPSPPKDYSHNLRKDESEEEKGEPEQVMVITPEGLQTEVQNVKPEYSSDNDSGVNKP
- a CDS encoding type II toxin-antitoxin system RatA family toxin, translating into MKTVEKSVLVLHSAKQMFELVDRVEDYPKFLPWYSKTEIIERADTELKARLFMDYMGVRQSFATYNHNISGKEIKMDLLEGPFKTLCGTWRFVDLGDDMCQIEFKLEYEFSSTILSAMISPVFNHLSGTLVDAFVKEADRRYA
- a CDS encoding RnfH family protein, with protein sequence MLNIEIVYGLPDKQLLKTMQVAEGTTIRQAALQSSLEKEFPDLDLHSAKLGIFGKIAKDDTVLRDKDRIEVYRPLLIDPKEARRRRVQNQED